Genomic window (Eubalaena glacialis isolate mEubGla1 chromosome 6, mEubGla1.1.hap2.+ XY, whole genome shotgun sequence):
aaatatttagacaagagctaacacctatccttctcaaactcttccaaaatatagcagagggaggaacactcccaaactcattttacaaggccaccatcacccagataccaaaaccagaaaaagatgtcacaaagacagaaaactacaggccaatatcactgatgaacatagatgcaaaaatcctcaacaaaatactagcaaacagaatccaaagcacattaaaaggatcatacaccatgatcaagtggggtttatcccaggaatgcaaggattcttcaatatacacaaatctatcaatgtggtacaccatattaacaaattgaaggagaaaaaccatatgatcatctcaatagatgcaggaaaagctttcaacaaaattcaacacccacttatgataaaaaatcctccagaaagtaggcatagagtgaacctacctcaacataataaaggccatatatgaaaaacccacagcaaacatcattctcaatggtgaaaaactgaaagcatttcctctaagatcaggaaaaagacagggatgtccactctcaccactattattcaacaaagttttctaagttttagccacagcaatcagagaggaaaaagtaataaaaggaatccaaatcagaaaagaagaagtaaaactgtcactgtttgcagatgtcatgatactatacatagagaatcctaaacatgctaccagaaaactactagagctaatcaatgaatttggtaaagtagcaggatacaaaattaattcacacaaatctcttgcattcctatacactaatgatgaaaaatctgaaagagaaattaaggaaacactcccatttacaattgcaacaaaaagaataaaatacctaggaataaacctacctaaggagacaaaagacctgtatgcagaaaactataagacactgatgaaagaaattaaagatgatacaaacagatggagagatataccatgttcttggattggaagaatcaacattgtgaaaatgactctactacccaaagcaatctataaattcaatgcaatccctatccaactaccaatggcattttccacagaactagaacaaaaaatttcacaatttgtaggtaaacacaaaagaccccgaataaccaaagcagtcttaagaaagaaaaacgaaactgaaggaatcaggctcccggacttcagactatagtacaaagctacagtaatcaagacagtatggtactggcacaaaaacagaaatatagatcaatggaacaggatagaaagcccagagataaacccacacacatatggtcaccttatttttgataaaggaggcaagcatatacaatggagaaaagacaacctcttcaataagtggtgctgggaaaactggacagctacatgtaaaagaatgaaattagaacactccctaacaccacacacaaaaataaactcaaaatggattaaagacctaaatgtaaggccagacactataaatctcttagaggaaaacataggcagaacactctatgaaataaatcacagcaagatcctttttgactcacctcctagagaaatggaaaaaaaacaaaaataaacaaatgggacctaatgaaacttaaaagcttttgcacagcaaaggaaaccataaacaagacgaaaagacaaccctcagaatgggagaaaatatttgcaaatgaagcaactgacaaaggattaatctccaaaatatataaacagctcatgcagctcaatatcaaaaaacaaacaacccaatccaaaaatgggcagaagacctaaatagacatttctccaaagaagatatacagactgccaacaaacacatgaaaggatgctcaacatcactaattattagagaaatgcaaatcaaaactacactgaggtatcacctcacaccagtcagaatggccatcatcaaaatatctacaaacaataaatggtggagacgatgtggagaaaagggatccctcttgcactgttggtgggaatgtaaattgatacagccaccatggagaacagtatggaggttccttaaaagactaaaaacagaactaccatatgacccagcactcccactactgggcatataccctgagaaaaccataattcaaaaagagtcatgtaccacaatgatcACTGCAgctcatttacaatagccaggacatggaagtaacctaagtacccatcaacagatgaatggataaagaagatgtggtacatacatacaatggaatattactcaaccataaaaaaaaaacgaaattgagttatttgtaatgagttggatggacctagagtccatcatacagagtgaagtaagtcagaaagagaaaaacaaatactgtatgctaacacatatatatggaatctaaaaaaaaagtttctgaagtacctaggggcaggacaggaataaagatgcagatgtagagaatggacttgaggacatggggagggagaagggtaagctgggatgaagtaagagcgtagcatggacatatatacactaccaaacataaaatagctagctagtgggaagcagccacatagcacagggagatcagctcggtgctttgtgacctcctagagggatggggtaggaagggtgggagggagatgctagagggaagagatatggggatatatgtatatgtatagctgattcactttgttataaagcagaaactaacacaccattgtaaagcaattatactccaataaagatgtttaaaaaaattctcaaaaaaaaaataagactttgactatcatataaaataaattatggtcAGTTTAATTTTAGTGTTACATGatgtttttaagaattttttgacCATGAATGAGATAAAGTGTAGCTGTTAGCCAAAATAAACATTTCCAACCATTCTAGATAAATAGATGTTtcatctgtgtatcttttttcttctccctctttgtTTTTCCTGCTCTTCCACTGGCTTTTCTTTTCCCTGTATGAGGTGATTTTCATCTCTCCTACtgccccaggccctctgcagaGACACCTTGATTATTGAAAACCCTGAAAAACCCTGGTTCATGGGGAATGTGCTCAGGGGAATTGAGGCATTGGAGTTATTCTCCATTGAGTCTAGAACAGGAGAACAAACACTGCCCTGGGAAAAAGATGAGCTGAATCTAGCCTCCATCCTTACTCACCTGTTATGAAATTATGGGCAAGTGTTTAAAAGTCTTGGAGTATTAGTTGCTTTTTCTGAAAAATAGGGATAATGATgataccgagtccaagctcattCTGCTCACCAAATGACAGGCCAGTAAATTGGGAGACGAGTTGCTGGGACAAGGAAtaacgactttattcagaaagccagcagaccgagaagatggcagactagtgtctcaaagaaccatcttctcCCAGTCAGAATCCGGGCTTCTTTTAtacagaggaaggggagggagggaagatccACTGCGATGCCAACCGTTGGTGGAGCAGGACCCCTAACAGCCACTTGCTAAACACCCCCGCACTGACAGCTGGCGCCCGCCCCACCCCATTACAACTATATGTCCTCTGCCCAAAGCTCATCTCTTGACATCTTTACAGTTATAACTAGAAAGTACTCCCCCTACCCTGTTGTTTGCACTGATCTTGGCCTCCTAAATCTGCCCTGTGAAGCcaacaaccactgagcctgtgatcAATCAATTTAGTTATCATCCAGCTAACCATGTGTTTCCAGAAACATACTTGTCATTCAAAGACTTATTTAAAGAGTATCTAACGGTGAACCAGGTACGTGGAATTCATTTTCTTAGAATGACTCTTTAGTACTTCCCcttcacagaaaaacagaaaaaacaaaacaaaatcacattCAGGCAAGTCCTGTGACGGCTGTGGAACTGTGACTCCTGAATTACAAAATGACACAAGAAGACGTGAGGGtgaagggtttttgttttgtttttgtttttctcagataTGGCTGGCTATCAATACAtgataaaattagaaacattttttttctgatggatATTTTCTCCTTTACATAAATCCTGCCCCTCAATCAAATCTGAGTGCTTTAACattctgaaagaaaacatttttttaacatactTTGCCTAGGTGCTGCCCAATTATTAATTTAACAGAAAATCTTCAGGACAAACAGCACTTGAGCTTCTAACACCCACCAAATATTTAGTGAGTTGCTAATGCTGCTCTGTGAAGATACTCAACGAATATGAAACACAGTTCCCAATTTCAAAAAAATACAACTCATTgtggaaataatatttattgtattttagaatgaaaaagttcatcattttacagatggaaacagGAAATAATTCACTGTCcagagaataaaacaaagaaaaggatgGTTTGACCACCAGCAAAATAAAGTCAGTCCCTTCGCTACCTTCTAGAATTGGCAAAGACAGACTGCCTTATGTTTGGAAAAATCCAGGTAAGTATCCAACAATGACATTATACATAAAAGATTATCAGTAGATGACAATTGTAGAGTATCTTAGCACAAGCCTTAGACAGCTGGTTGGAggtatcttaaaaaaacaaaaacaaaaacaaaaccagagttCCTCCACGAAAGAGGCTTTTAATTATGTAGTATTATCCATTAGTAAAAAGACTTTCCCAGTCACGTCACTTAAGAGATCATTTTATCCACTGCTCTGTTTGGCTGCCAGTCTCTTGTCTCTCTCCTCAGCAATGGTAAGGCGGATACCCTTTTCACGAGGAAGAGAGATCCATGGTTTGTTGCCTTTGCCAATAACGAAAATGTTGGAGAGCCGGGTGGCAAAGCTATTGCCGTTGGCATCTTTCACATGAACTACATCAAAAGAACCAGGATGTCTCTCCTGGCTAGTGATCACACCAATTCTTCCCAGGTTAGCACCTCCAGTCACCATGCACAGGTTACCAGTGTCAAATTTGATGAAATCAGTAATCTTTCCAGTCTCCAAATCAATCTGAATGGTGTCATTCACCTTGATGAGGGGATCAGGGTAGCGGATGGTGCGAGCATCATGGGTCACCAGATGAGGGATTCCTTTTGTCCCCACAAAGATCTTTCTCACTTTGCATAACTTATACTTGGCCTCCTCAGGTGTAATACGATGAACAGCAAAGCGACCCTTGGTGTCATAGATGAAAATTCTCTGGAAATTTTtgttccaaaaacaaaacaaaaccagggtGTCTGCTGCATGCCTTCCAGTATTTGATGCATATGATACAAGGAGGAAGGGGTGGAGCAGACACTCTGATACAGAGGTGCCAAAGGGGGTCTCAGATCAACACATTCAGGCAAGTCCTATGACAGCTGTGACTCCTGAACCACaaaatgacacaaaaagacatgagagtgaagtttttttgttttgtttttgtttttctcagataTGGCTGGCTATCAATACATGATACGGCCAATTCATGATGAATTTATGTATTATATGGTATTTTttgttaattaaactttttattataacATCACTAAAATATGCTTGTGGTGCATTTTTTTATATTCACAGTAGTGCAAAAAACTATGCCAACATGTGACAATTTCCCATGGGAGAAATTATCTGTAGGTTGCATAAGGATGGAAGTTCCACAAGGGGTATGACTGCTAGAGGAGTGAAAAACAGCAGAAAAGACTCACAGATGAAAGAATACTGGAATGGGACATGACATAATAAGACTCATTTGgattattaaaaaagagagaagtacaTTCCAACTGAACTACATGAAGATGAGAGGCCAAAAACTATGGAGAAAAACTAAGCATTAAACAAGTGGCAGCAGCTTTGAGTTCAATAGGTTTCGAAGTGTTTGGGgacaggaaggaaggcagagcaGCTACTGGTGAAGAGACATTCAGTGCAGGTACGACAGGCAAGCCTCCACAGCCCAAGATATTTATTGCTCACCTGC
Coding sequences:
- the LOC133093006 gene encoding small ribosomal subunit protein eS4, X isoform-like, giving the protein MVAQRKAAVSSGVPLGAGVSNVCCTQALAASHGAAQPVYQACQAFRDNNSGFGLFRIFIYDTKGRFAVHRITPEEAKYKLCKVRKIFVGTKGIPHLVTHDARTIRYPDPLIKVNDTIQIDLETGKITDFIKFDTGNLCMVTGGANLGRIGVITSQERHPGSFDVVHVKDANGNSFATRLSNIFVIGKGNKPWISLPREKGIRLTIAEERDKRLAAKQSSG